DNA sequence from the Bacillus pumilus genome:
ACTGCCTGCTACCTTTCTGCCTTCTACGACAAGCTCGTACCAGGAAGGGGCATCAAAGCATACAGACGATCTTGGATTTTTTAAGCTTTCTTTTTCTTTATCTGTTCGAGGAATGGCAAAATACGCATCGAGTCCCAGTTCTTTAAAGCCCTCTAAAATGCCTTCTGAAATGACGCGGTACGCCTCTGTCACCGTCGCCGGCATTTCTGGATGTTCCTCTGACACAATCACGCTGTAGGTCAGCTCCTGATCATGAAGAACCCCACGCCCTCCAGTTGGTCTGCGGACAAACCCAAGGCCATAGCGCTCGACTGCTTCCATGTTAATTTCTTTTTCAACATGCTGAAAATACCCAACAGACAATGTCGCAGGATTCCATCCATAAAAGCGGATGACAGGCGGGATCAGCTTCTCACTATGCCAATAAAGCAAGGCTTCATCCATTGCCATGTTAAAGGCAGGGTCTTGATTTCCTGTATCAATGAAACACCATTTCTCTTTTTGCATATAAAAATCCCTTCTCTTTTACGTAGTCAATGTTAGATGATGGTCATGACCACCGATATTCTCTCTCCATCAGTCTATCAAATAGGGAACGAATTGAAAATAATTCTTACCATTTATGATGACAAGTTTCTTTTGCTTTACTATAATAGTATTTGTCTAAAACGTACCATCAGACAGGCCACTGTGCTGATGCTCAAGAAGGAGTCGAGTTGTATTGTCAATGTTCAACTATATCGTCCTCTCACTTTGTGGACTTTTCGTTCTTTATTCTGTCGGCAGCTACATTTATCAGCAGCGTATTATGAAAACGCTGACGGAAGAAGAATTTATTAAAGGTTACCGCAAAGCTCAACTCATTGATGTGAGAGAGCCAAATGAGTTTGATGGCGGACATATTTTAGGGGCAAGAAACATCCCCCTTTCCCAGCTAAAGCAGCGCAAAAATGAAATTCGTCCTGACAAGCCTGTTTATCTTTATTGCCAAAACAATTTGAGAAGCGGAAAAGCAGCGCAAACGTTACGTAAAAACGGCTGTCGTGAGATTTATAATTTAAAAGGCGGCTTTAAAAAATGGGGCGGCCGCATTAAAACGAAGAACTAACAAAAAAGACTCTGGGAGCATGATCCCCTGAGTCTTTTTTCTTTATCTTTCAAAAACGAGAACTGGATTCCGGGCAGCCTTTGTTTCGTCCATTCGTTTGACGACCGTTGTATGCGGCGCTTCCTGCACGACTTCTGGATTCTCTTCCGCTTCTTTTGCAATCTGAATCATCGCTTCGATAAAGGCATCAAGTGTTTCTTTTGATTCTGTTTCAGTTGGTTCAATCATGATGCATTCCTCTACATTGAGCGGGAAGTAGATCGTTGGCGGATGATAGCCAAAATCAAGTAATCGCTTGGCAATATCCAGTGTGCGTACACCTAATTTTTTCTGACGTTTACCTGAAAGGACAAATTCATGCTTACAGTGACGGTCAAATGGCAAATCGAAATGAGTACTTAAGCGGCGCATCATATAGTTCGCATTTAACACGGCATTATCAGTGACAGCCTTTAAGCCGTCTGGGCCCATAGAGCGAATATACGCATATGCTCTGACGTTAATGCCGAAGTTACCATAGAACGGCTTCACTCGGCCAATTGATTCTGGTCGATCATCATCGAAGTAAAAGCGGCCTTCTTTCTTCACAAGCACCGGCTTTGGCAAGTACGGAATCAAATCCTTTTTTACGCCTACAGGACCTGAACCAGGGCCTCCGCCTCCATGTGGACCTGTAAAGGTTTTATGAAGATTTAAGTGAACGACATCAAATCCCATATCCCCCGGTCTTGCTCTGCTCAAAACGGCATTCAAGTTCGCTCCATCATAATAAAGCTTGCCACCAGCTCCGTGAACGACTTCAGCCATTTCTAAAATATTTTCTTCGAATAGGCCGAGTGTATTCGGATTCGTCAGCATTAAAGCCGCAGTTTCTTCATTGACAACACGGCGCAGGTCCTCTAAATCAACAAGCCCATTCTCATCAGATGCGACGGTAATGGTTTCAAACCCAGCCACTGTCGCAGATGCTGGGTTCGTTCCATGAGCAGAATCCGGCACAATGACTTTTGTTCGTTTATGATCTCCTCTTGCTTCATGGTACGCACGGATCATCATGAGTCCTGTCCATTCCCCGTGTGCCCCTGCCGCAGGCTGTAATGTCACAGCGTCCATCCCCGTAATTTCTTCAAGATGATCACCTAGATCATACAGCAATTCTAATGCTCCCTGCACAGTGTCTGCCTCTTGTAGTGGATGGACTTGCGCGAAGCCTGCAAGGCGTGCAACCTTTTCATTAATCTTTGGATTATATTTCATTGTACAAGAGCCAAGAGGATAAAATCCGGAATCGACCCCGTGATTACGTCTTGATAATGCTGTATAATGACGCATAATATCAAGCTCAGATACTTCAGGAAGCTCAGCATCATCATGACGGATATACGTGTCATCAAATAAAGCTGGGATCTCCTGTTCAGGTACATCTAAATCAGGCAGGCTATAACCAATTCTTCCTTCTTTGGATAATTCAAAAATAAGCGGCTGATCTTGTTTATTCATGGCGATCCCCCAATTCCTTCATGAACGTATCAATTTCTTCTTTCGTTCTTAGCTCTGTCACGGCGACAAGCATGTGATGTTGAAGCTCTGGGAAGTCTCTCCCTAAGTCATAGCCGCCGATGATTCCTTTTTCAAGCAATCGTTTATTGGCTTCTTTTACAGGTTCTTGTAATTTGATGACAAATTCATTGAAATGGGCCCCTTCTACATCAGCAAGCAGTCCATATGCTTTTGCCTGCGTCTTCGCATAGTGGGCTTTTTGTACGTTTTGATACGCAATGTCTTTGATGCCTGTTTTTCCGAGTGCTGTCATGGCAACGGAAGCGGCTAATGCATTTAATGCCTGATTCGAACAAATATTGGACGTCGCTTTATCTCTCCGAATATGCTGCTCACGCGCTTGAAGGGTTAGTACAAACCCACGAACACCATTTTCGTCTTCTGTCTGCCCGACTAAACGACCTGGCACTTTTCGCATCAACTTTTTCGTCACAGCAAAATATCCGCAATGCGGCCCGCCAAACGCTGCTGGAATACCAAACGGCTGTGCATCACCAACGACAATGTCTGCTCCAAGTTTTCCTGGCGGCGTCAGTAACCCGAGTGCAAGTGGATTACTAGAGACAACGAACAGACTTTTCCCTTTATGCGCAATAGGTTCAATGTCTTTTAACGGTTCGACGACACCAAAAAAGTTTGGATATTGCACAAGAACTGCTGCTGTATCTTCGCAGACAGCCTTTTCTAATGCTGCTAGGTCCGTCTGCCCTTTTTTCGCAGGCACTTCAACAACTTCGATGTGCTGTCCTTTGGCGTATGTTTTTAGCACGGCTCTTGCTTCAGGGTGAACCGTTTCAGAAACAACCACTTTTTTCTTTTTTGTATGTCCAGCAGCTAGCATTGCCGCTTCAGCTAATGCTGTCCCGCCATCATACATCGAGGAGTTAGCAAGATCCATACCTGTCAGCTCAGCAATCATTGTTTGAAATTCAAAAATGGCTTGTAGTTCACCTTGCGAAATCTCCGGCTGATAAGGTGTGTATGCTGTATAAAATTCAGAACGTGAGATGACATGATCCACAATGACAGGCTGGTAATGATCATATACACCGGCACCAAGAAACGATGCATAGGAGACCGTATCTTTATTCTTTGCAGCTAATCGGGATAATTCCCTTACAAGCTCTGTTTCAGATGCGGCTGCTTTAATGTTGTATGCTCCTTTAAATCTCACTTTTTCTGGGATATCTGAAAAAAGCTCATCAATCGACTGAACGCCGATGACATCCAGCATTTCTTTTTGATCTTGCTCGGTTTGCGGCAAATACCTATGCTTCATCCTCTATTCCCCCTCGTTATTTGGCTCTTTTATAAAATGGTGTTGCGACGATTTTCGCTTTTAGACGTTTTTTGCGAACTTGTACTTCTATCTCTGTTCCAAGCTGCGCCTGAGAAGATTCAATTAAAGCAAGCCCGACATTTTTCTTTAATGTTGGGGACTGTGTGCCCGTTGTGACTACCCCAATCTGCTTTTCTCCTGAAAAGACCGGATAGTCTGTGCGCGGAATCCCTTTATCTATCATTTCAATGCCGACAAGCTTTCGCTTCGGCCCTTCTTCTTTTTGCTTCTTGAGCGCTTCTTTGCCAATAAAATTGGCTTCTTTATCCGTTTTGACAGCAAAGCCAATCCCGCCTTCTAATGGAGAGATATCCTTTGATAGCTCCTGCCCATAAAGCGGAAGTCTTGCTTCAAATCTCAAGGTGTCACGTGCACCGAGCCCGCACGGTATTAATCCTTTTGGTGCGCCTGCTTTTAATAAAGCCGACCAAATGTGGACCGCATCTTCTGACTGGCAATAGATTTCAAAGCCGTCTTCTCCTGTGTAGCCAGTTCTTGAAACAAGCACCTCTTTTTGAGCAACCTCAGCTCTTGATAAAAATGTAAATGGCTTGAGCGATGTCACTTCTTCATCCGCCACATCTTTCATGATGTCAGCGGCAAGAGGTCCTTGAAGGGCTAGCAAGGCGATTTGATCAGAGACATTTTGGATCAATACGTCGTTCTCACCTTGATGCTGAAGCAGCCACTCCACATCTTTTTCGATATTTGATGCATTAATGACAAGCAAATAATCGTTCTTTTCTTTTTGGTAGACGAGCAGATCATCCACTGTCCCGCCATCTTCATAGCACATGGCTGTATATAGTGCCTTGCCGTCTGTCAGCTTAGACACATCATTGGTTAATAACCTTTGTAAAAAAGGAAGGGCATCTTGACCTTTGATTTCCACCTCACCCATGTGAGACACATCAAAAAGCCCTGCCTTTGTTCGAACAGCTTCGTGCTCTTCTTTAATGGAAGAAAATTGGACAGGTAATTCCCAGCCCCCGAAGTCAATGGTTTTTGCGCCAAACGTTTCATACGCATGAAAAAGCGGTGTTCGTTTCAACATCAATCGTTTCCCCCTTTTTTCTTTCAGTGCAGATCACAAGCTGAATTTTCAGAAAAAAATCACAGCAAAAAAGGACAGAGCGCTCCCTTTTATCAAAAAGAAGTCTCTGTCCTTGCACCTGAAAGTTTACAGCACAACATCATTGTGCGTTTTCCCCTTTGGTGGTTTGCTAAAAAAACGATGAGCAAACACTCTCCAGAGTTGCGTCCGGTAAGAGTACTTTTGCCTGAGAGATTCACTGAAACGAATCAGCTTGCTCCTTCGGCGCCTGCCAGTGCTAAATAACCGCCAAGTCTCTCCCCATACCATCATCCGCTCATATTCTTCACATTTATTGGACATACTATCAAAATGGGTGACTTATTTGCTAGATCACTTACCAACATCCTACCATTAGAAACGGATGAAGAGCAACAGAAAAATCATTAACATTTTTTAAACAACCATTCATTATCGTTCGCTTTTATTCAAATATCTAGTCTTTTCAAGACCTCTTAAAAAATGAAGCGTTTAAATACAGAACAATTTTATCCCCAACCTACTAGAAAGGCAGGCGACCACATTGAATATTCAAACGATTTTTGATCAGGATTGGGCAAGTGAATTTCAGCAGCGGCTTGCAGCAGACGGCCCCTGGGCGAACTGGGAAATGTACCGTTTAGCGACGCAGGTCCAAAAAGTCACAGCCATTGATTC
Encoded proteins:
- the gcvT gene encoding glycine cleavage system aminomethyltransferase GcvT; translation: MLKRTPLFHAYETFGAKTIDFGGWELPVQFSSIKEEHEAVRTKAGLFDVSHMGEVEIKGQDALPFLQRLLTNDVSKLTDGKALYTAMCYEDGGTVDDLLVYQKEKNDYLLVINASNIEKDVEWLLQHQGENDVLIQNVSDQIALLALQGPLAADIMKDVADEEVTSLKPFTFLSRAEVAQKEVLVSRTGYTGEDGFEIYCQSEDAVHIWSALLKAGAPKGLIPCGLGARDTLRFEARLPLYGQELSKDISPLEGGIGFAVKTDKEANFIGKEALKKQKEEGPKRKLVGIEMIDKGIPRTDYPVFSGEKQIGVVTTGTQSPTLKKNVGLALIESSQAQLGTEIEVQVRKKRLKAKIVATPFYKRAK
- a CDS encoding biotin/lipoate A/B protein ligase family protein; this translates as MQKEKWCFIDTGNQDPAFNMAMDEALLYWHSEKLIPPVIRFYGWNPATLSVGYFQHVEKEINMEAVERYGLGFVRRPTGGRGVLHDQELTYSVIVSEEHPEMPATVTEAYRVISEGILEGFKELGLDAYFAIPRTDKEKESLKNPRSSVCFDAPSWYELVVEGRKVAGSAQTRQKGVILQHGSILIDLDEDKLFDLFLYPNDRVRERMQRSFKNKAVAINEISDRTCTIDDARVAFKRGFEKGLNIELVPYELTDEELAFVHHLAKTKYASDEWNYKR
- the gcvPB gene encoding aminomethyl-transferring glycine dehydrogenase subunit GcvPB, with product MNKQDQPLIFELSKEGRIGYSLPDLDVPEQEIPALFDDTYIRHDDAELPEVSELDIMRHYTALSRRNHGVDSGFYPLGSCTMKYNPKINEKVARLAGFAQVHPLQEADTVQGALELLYDLGDHLEEITGMDAVTLQPAAGAHGEWTGLMMIRAYHEARGDHKRTKVIVPDSAHGTNPASATVAGFETITVASDENGLVDLEDLRRVVNEETAALMLTNPNTLGLFEENILEMAEVVHGAGGKLYYDGANLNAVLSRARPGDMGFDVVHLNLHKTFTGPHGGGGPGSGPVGVKKDLIPYLPKPVLVKKEGRFYFDDDRPESIGRVKPFYGNFGINVRAYAYIRSMGPDGLKAVTDNAVLNANYMMRRLSTHFDLPFDRHCKHEFVLSGKRQKKLGVRTLDIAKRLLDFGYHPPTIYFPLNVEECIMIEPTETESKETLDAFIEAMIQIAKEAEENPEVVQEAPHTTVVKRMDETKAARNPVLVFER
- a CDS encoding rhodanese-like domain-containing protein, producing MFNYIVLSLCGLFVLYSVGSYIYQQRIMKTLTEEEFIKGYRKAQLIDVREPNEFDGGHILGARNIPLSQLKQRKNEIRPDKPVYLYCQNNLRSGKAAQTLRKNGCREIYNLKGGFKKWGGRIKTKN
- the gcvPA gene encoding aminomethyl-transferring glycine dehydrogenase subunit GcvPA, whose product is MKHRYLPQTEQDQKEMLDVIGVQSIDELFSDIPEKVRFKGAYNIKAAASETELVRELSRLAAKNKDTVSYASFLGAGVYDHYQPVIVDHVISRSEFYTAYTPYQPEISQGELQAIFEFQTMIAELTGMDLANSSMYDGGTALAEAAMLAAGHTKKKKVVVSETVHPEARAVLKTYAKGQHIEVVEVPAKKGQTDLAALEKAVCEDTAAVLVQYPNFFGVVEPLKDIEPIAHKGKSLFVVSSNPLALGLLTPPGKLGADIVVGDAQPFGIPAAFGGPHCGYFAVTKKLMRKVPGRLVGQTEDENGVRGFVLTLQAREQHIRRDKATSNICSNQALNALAASVAMTALGKTGIKDIAYQNVQKAHYAKTQAKAYGLLADVEGAHFNEFVIKLQEPVKEANKRLLEKGIIGGYDLGRDFPELQHHMLVAVTELRTKEEIDTFMKELGDRHE